From a single Adhaeribacter swui genomic region:
- a CDS encoding DUF2147 domain-containing protein, whose product MKNRLMALVLFLIYSSLTFAQTTDNSPVGTWTNEDKEARFEIYKCGSKLCGKIAWLKEPLREGKPKLDRANPDKNLQNRPILGLPFMQDFEFAGNNKWDNGTIYDPKSGKTYSCYMKVLNKNQMEVKGYIGISLIGRTQNWTRIN is encoded by the coding sequence ATGAAAAACCGATTAATGGCACTGGTTCTTTTTTTAATTTACAGTAGTTTAACCTTTGCCCAAACCACCGACAACTCTCCGGTAGGCACCTGGACCAACGAAGATAAAGAAGCCCGCTTCGAGATTTATAAATGCGGCAGCAAACTGTGTGGCAAAATAGCCTGGCTAAAAGAACCGCTACGCGAAGGCAAACCCAAGTTAGACCGCGCCAACCCCGACAAAAATTTACAAAACCGCCCCATACTTGGTTTGCCTTTTATGCAAGATTTTGAATTTGCCGGCAATAACAAATGGGATAACGGCACTATTTACGACCCTAAAAGCGGCAAAACCTATTCGTGTTACATGAAAGTTTTAAATAAAAATCAAATGGAGGTAAAAGGATATATTGGCATCTCTTTGATTGGCCGCACACAAAACTGGACCAGAATAAATTAA
- a CDS encoding M61 family metallopeptidase, giving the protein MQHSFRQVYLLLFFLIFLFSPVKLWALAKVNYTLSMPEPQTHYFEVEMVFDNPGKEYLDVKMPVWTPGSYLVREYAKNVEGFTATANNQPIRFEKITKNTWRVYAAKAPQVKVTYKVYAFELTVRTSFLNAEHGYVNGASMFMYPDGLQNEASEIKVVPYKTWKVVSTALPAVANQPFTFRAANYDEVVDSPIEIGNHEVWQFEVNGVPHQVAMFGESNVNKEKFLADLKKVTSTAAQVIGEMPIDRYLFIIHNLPIGGGGLEHKFSTTLHVKKWSYGSPAGYNSIMGLVAHEYFHLWNVKRLRPAGLGPFNYDAETYTNLLWVSEGFTSYYGSIIVRRSGFLTNEQYLKAQADDITALENAPGVRVQSAAEASFDAWIKYYRPNENSNNAGTSYYSKGSVIGLLLNLEIMYRTKGQKSLDDVMRQMYQQYYKKLDRGFTEAEFKQAAESIAGVKLDAFFNDYVYGTKTPDYATYFNYAGLNFVNQNAGKQEAVLGAKFSLTSGRQIVTSVTRDGSAWKGGLNVNDEILALNGYRITDDVNQSLAGARPGQQINLLVNRDGQILNLEFPLVPTEIRSYKITPLEKPTKEQAKILANWLNGK; this is encoded by the coding sequence ATGCAGCATTCCTTCCGGCAAGTCTATTTGCTTCTGTTTTTTTTAATTTTTTTATTTTCTCCGGTTAAGTTGTGGGCCTTGGCTAAGGTAAATTATACCTTAAGCATGCCCGAGCCGCAAACGCATTATTTTGAGGTAGAAATGGTGTTTGATAATCCCGGTAAAGAGTACCTGGATGTAAAAATGCCCGTCTGGACGCCGGGTTCTTACCTAGTGCGGGAGTATGCCAAGAACGTGGAAGGTTTTACTGCAACCGCCAACAATCAACCGATCCGGTTTGAGAAAATAACGAAAAATACCTGGCGGGTTTATGCCGCTAAAGCTCCGCAAGTAAAAGTAACCTACAAAGTTTATGCTTTTGAACTAACCGTACGCACCAGCTTTTTAAACGCCGAGCACGGTTATGTAAATGGCGCCAGCATGTTTATGTACCCCGATGGCTTGCAAAACGAAGCTTCCGAAATTAAAGTAGTTCCTTACAAAACCTGGAAAGTAGTTTCAACGGCACTGCCGGCAGTGGCTAATCAACCTTTTACTTTCCGGGCCGCTAATTACGACGAAGTGGTAGATTCGCCAATTGAAATTGGCAACCACGAGGTATGGCAGTTTGAAGTAAACGGGGTGCCGCACCAGGTAGCTATGTTCGGCGAATCGAACGTAAACAAAGAAAAGTTTTTAGCTGATTTAAAAAAAGTTACTTCCACAGCAGCGCAGGTTATAGGCGAAATGCCCATAGACCGGTATTTATTTATTATTCATAATTTACCTATTGGCGGCGGTGGCCTGGAACATAAATTTTCTACTACGTTGCACGTTAAAAAATGGAGCTATGGTTCACCGGCCGGGTATAACTCCATCATGGGCTTAGTGGCGCACGAATATTTTCATCTCTGGAACGTAAAACGTTTGCGGCCCGCCGGCTTAGGTCCGTTTAACTACGATGCCGAAACATACACCAATTTACTTTGGGTTTCAGAAGGATTTACGAGTTATTACGGCAGCATTATTGTGCGGCGAAGCGGATTTCTGACGAACGAACAATATTTAAAAGCCCAAGCCGACGATATTACTGCTTTAGAAAATGCACCGGGTGTTCGGGTGCAATCAGCGGCTGAGGCCAGTTTTGATGCCTGGATTAAGTATTACCGCCCCAACGAAAACTCTAATAATGCCGGTACTTCGTATTATTCCAAAGGATCGGTTATTGGCTTGTTGTTAAATCTGGAAATTATGTATCGTACTAAGGGCCAGAAAAGCCTGGATGATGTGATGCGCCAAATGTATCAACAGTATTACAAAAAGCTGGACCGCGGTTTTACAGAAGCGGAGTTTAAGCAAGCCGCCGAAAGTATTGCGGGTGTCAAACTGGATGCTTTTTTCAACGATTACGTGTACGGTACCAAAACACCGGATTATGCTACTTACTTTAATTACGCGGGTTTAAATTTTGTAAATCAAAACGCCGGTAAGCAAGAAGCGGTGCTGGGGGCTAAATTTTCTTTAACGAGCGGACGGCAAATAGTAACTTCGGTAACGCGGGATGGCAGCGCCTGGAAGGGAGGCCTGAACGTAAATGACGAAATTCTGGCTTTAAACGGCTACCGCATAACCGATGATGTTAATCAGTCGTTAGCCGGGGCAAGACCAGGGCAGCAAATAAACTTACTGGTAAACCGCGATGGTCAGATATTAAATTTAGAATTTCCGCTGGTGCCTACCGAAATCCGCAGCTACAAAATTACTCCCTTGGAAAAGCCAACCAAAGAGCAGGCAAAAATCCTGGCAAATTGGCTGAACGGTAAATAA
- a CDS encoding gliding motility-associated C-terminal domain-containing protein, whose translation MAKRLLFLFILFCFAQLARATHIVGGEFELEHRSGSSYQLTLNMYFDNYNGNPGALDHSVIASIFDKRTNLLMQQVFMPLASVTPVAYTSIACTNAALSTSKLVYTNTLQLNQNYYDSPAGYYVVWERCCRNNVITNIQRPQDAGQAFYMEFPAVVKNNQPFINSSPKLFPPLSDYACVNELFYFDFAGTDKDQDSLVYEMITPLNGYSTPATPLPPDPYAGPYPTVRWSDGLGVNNQIPGNPSISIDRFTGRLTVNPNHVGLFVFGVRCSEYRDNVKIGETRRDFQLLVLNCPSNAKPQILAREQGNPTFYHEGDTLRLTPTSNRCIDIFMTDPDPDEPLTITYRPVNFALSDQILSITQGVVNRNGAKDSLQATVCFPTCLNSQGKVYLLDVMVKDNGCSLPKIDTIRLAIIAEPLPDQPPAIRTTAPDTIILAKTGDILNFDVIGSDPDNEVVSVKLKPRNFKLPGQKITFPAASAAGTVTVPFRWEIDCAAMGQSSYLLDFEATTLNCNQPVTKTTTIEVRPENQNGPPEIRTLLAGQTIKIPYGGSVKDSVFGLDPDVNAIILSATGDGFNMADYGMQFTPASGNGSARTLFSWTPDCKSLDRETFKVDFAVQENACQAYPPAIKSVTFIIEPQKSDTFKPANIFTPNGDGLNDFFELPNLPPDFCESVFASIKIFNRWGNQVYTSNDRAFKWTGKDATDGVYFYLIKFSDKEYRGSVTLVH comes from the coding sequence ATGGCAAAACGGCTACTTTTTTTATTCATTTTATTTTGTTTCGCGCAGCTTGCCCGGGCCACGCATATTGTTGGCGGCGAATTTGAATTAGAACACCGTTCTGGCTCCAGTTACCAGCTTACCTTAAACATGTACTTTGATAATTACAACGGCAACCCGGGTGCCTTGGATCATTCGGTTATTGCCAGCATTTTTGATAAGCGCACCAACTTACTCATGCAGCAAGTATTTATGCCGCTTGCCTCCGTTACACCAGTTGCCTATACCTCTATTGCCTGCACCAATGCTGCTTTAAGTACCAGCAAACTGGTTTATACCAATACGCTACAGTTAAACCAGAATTATTACGACAGCCCCGCCGGTTACTACGTAGTCTGGGAAAGATGCTGCCGGAACAATGTTATAACTAACATCCAAAGGCCCCAGGATGCCGGCCAGGCTTTTTATATGGAGTTTCCGGCCGTGGTAAAAAATAATCAACCATTTATTAACTCCTCGCCCAAGTTATTCCCGCCACTCAGCGATTATGCCTGCGTAAACGAACTTTTCTATTTTGATTTTGCCGGCACCGACAAAGACCAGGACTCCTTGGTTTATGAAATGATTACTCCTTTAAATGGTTATAGCACGCCTGCTACGCCTCTACCTCCGGATCCGTATGCCGGCCCCTACCCTACTGTTCGCTGGTCCGATGGTTTAGGGGTAAACAACCAAATTCCGGGTAATCCCAGTATTTCCATCGATCGGTTTACGGGCCGGTTAACGGTTAACCCCAACCACGTAGGTTTGTTTGTATTTGGGGTGCGGTGCAGCGAGTACCGCGATAATGTAAAAATCGGCGAAACCCGCCGCGACTTTCAATTGCTGGTTTTAAACTGCCCCTCTAATGCCAAGCCCCAGATACTGGCCCGCGAGCAAGGCAACCCAACCTTTTACCACGAAGGCGACACTTTGCGGTTAACGCCCACCAGCAATCGCTGCATCGATATTTTTATGACCGATCCCGACCCAGATGAACCACTTACTATTACTTACCGGCCGGTTAACTTTGCCTTATCCGATCAGATTTTAAGCATTACGCAGGGCGTAGTAAACCGGAACGGTGCCAAAGACTCTTTGCAAGCTACGGTATGTTTCCCAACGTGTCTGAATTCGCAGGGTAAAGTGTATTTGCTGGACGTAATGGTAAAAGATAATGGTTGCAGCTTACCCAAAATAGATACCATTCGGCTGGCCATAATTGCCGAACCTTTACCCGATCAACCTCCTGCTATTCGTACAACTGCTCCCGATACTATTATACTGGCCAAAACGGGCGATATTTTAAATTTTGATGTTATTGGCAGCGACCCGGATAATGAAGTAGTATCTGTAAAATTAAAACCCCGTAATTTTAAACTACCCGGTCAGAAAATCACTTTTCCGGCAGCTTCCGCCGCCGGCACCGTAACCGTACCTTTCCGGTGGGAAATTGATTGTGCTGCCATGGGTCAAAGCAGTTATTTACTCGATTTCGAAGCTACTACCTTAAATTGTAACCAACCCGTAACCAAAACCACCACCATCGAAGTACGACCAGAAAACCAAAACGGTCCGCCCGAAATACGTACCTTACTGGCCGGACAAACCATTAAAATTCCGTACGGTGGTTCGGTTAAAGATTCTGTTTTTGGCCTGGACCCGGATGTAAATGCGATTATTTTGTCGGCAACCGGCGACGGGTTTAACATGGCCGATTATGGCATGCAATTTACCCCGGCTTCCGGCAACGGCTCCGCGAGAACCTTATTTTCCTGGACACCCGATTGCAAGTCTTTGGATAGAGAAACTTTTAAGGTAGATTTTGCAGTGCAGGAAAATGCTTGCCAGGCTTACCCGCCCGCCATAAAAAGTGTAACGTTTATAATTGAGCCACAAAAGTCCGATACCTTTAAACCAGCCAATATATTTACCCCGAACGGCGATGGTTTAAACGACTTTTTTGAATTACCCAACTTACCCCCTGATTTTTGCGAAAGCGTTTTCGCCAGCATTAAAATATTTAATCGGTGGGGCAACCAGGTATATACCAGCAACGACCGGGCATTTAAATGGACCGGTAAAGATGCAACCGATGGCGTTTACTTTTACTTAATCAAGTTTTCGGATAAAGAGTACCGGGGCTCCGTAACCTTAGTGCATTAG
- a CDS encoding PfkB family carbohydrate kinase, producing MSLLVIGSVAFDALETPFGKTDKILGGAGMFIALAASNFVKPVNLVSVVGGDFLKSDIAMMQEHGVNTEGLQVKENEKSFFWKGRYFNDMNSRETLVTELNVLGNFDPVIPESYQDCSYLMLGNLAPQVQKQVIERLKNRPKLIVMDTMNFWMNIALEDLMQTIALVDVLSINDEEARQLAGDYSLRKAAKKIMAMGPKYLIIKKGEHGALLFHEEQVFFAPALPLEEVFDPTGAGDTFAGGFIGYLAKTDDYSFANMKRAVIHGSALASFCVEKFGPERIINLTETEVQERVQQFVKLASFEI from the coding sequence ATGAGTTTATTAGTAATTGGGTCAGTGGCTTTCGACGCATTAGAAACCCCTTTTGGTAAAACCGATAAAATTTTGGGCGGAGCGGGAATGTTTATCGCGCTGGCAGCTTCCAATTTCGTGAAGCCGGTTAATTTAGTATCGGTAGTAGGCGGTGATTTTTTAAAATCCGACATTGCCATGATGCAGGAACACGGGGTTAATACCGAAGGCTTACAGGTGAAAGAAAACGAAAAATCGTTTTTCTGGAAAGGCCGCTACTTTAACGATATGAACAGCCGCGAAACGCTGGTAACGGAACTAAACGTACTCGGCAACTTTGACCCGGTTATTCCGGAAAGTTACCAGGATTGTTCGTATTTAATGCTGGGCAACTTGGCCCCACAGGTGCAGAAGCAAGTAATTGAGCGGTTAAAAAATCGTCCGAAGCTGATTGTAATGGATACCATGAACTTCTGGATGAATATTGCGCTGGAAGATTTAATGCAAACCATTGCCCTGGTAGATGTGCTGAGCATTAACGACGAAGAAGCCCGCCAATTGGCCGGCGATTATTCCTTACGGAAAGCTGCCAAGAAGATTATGGCAATGGGTCCTAAATACTTAATTATTAAAAAAGGCGAACACGGCGCGTTATTGTTTCACGAGGAACAAGTGTTTTTTGCCCCGGCTTTGCCTTTAGAAGAAGTATTTGACCCCACCGGTGCCGGCGATACTTTTGCCGGGGGCTTTATTGGTTACTTAGCTAAAACCGACGATTATTCTTTCGCAAACATGAAACGCGCGGTTATACATGGTTCGGCTTTAGCGTCGTTCTGCGTCGAAAAGTTTGGCCCCGAACGGATTATCAACTTAACCGAAACCGAAGTGCAGGAACGCGTACAGCAATTTGTAAAATTGGCTTCTTTTGAGATTTAG
- the ligA gene encoding NAD-dependent DNA ligase LigA, whose translation MNELQAQARIQELTQRIHYLNHQYYQNSISEISDYDFDMLLEELNRLEQQYPVYRLPNSPTQRVGGTITKTFKAVKHKYPMLSLSNTYSEEDLREFDKRVRKVLEGDFEYICEQKFDGVAISLTYQNGELTLGATRGDGTRGDDITQNIRTIRALPLHLQAGDYPTEFEVRGEAFMPFSVFQQLNAEREDIGEILLANPRNATSGTLKLQDSSVVAKRKLSCFMYSLLAQPLPFETHSESLEALQRWGFPVSPTYRKCATLDEVLAYINEWETKRFTLPIATDGIVIKVNNFHQQEELGYTAKSPRWAIAYKYKAMSASSRLQSIRYQVGRTGAVTPVALLEPVQLAGTTVKRASLHNANEILRLDIHEGDVLFVEKGGEIIPKITGVDKSQRLPDSQPVKYRDTCPACGTPLVRTEGEAHFYCPNDTGCPPQIKAKIEHFITRRAMNIENLGPETIEQLYDEGLVRNVADLYDLKFEQLVNLERLGEKSVNNLLAGLEKSKEVPYDRVLFAIGIRFVGSTVARKIADRFASIETLQAASYEDLINVPEIGDRIALSILSYFKNEENLKLLERLKVAGLQFSREENQMATSTKLAGLTFVISGVFETHSREELQDLITQNGGKVVSSISKKLSYLVAGDKMGPAKLEKANELGIKIISEAEFISMLA comes from the coding sequence ATGAACGAACTTCAGGCGCAAGCCCGTATTCAGGAACTTACCCAACGCATCCATTACTTAAATCATCAATATTACCAAAACAGCATTTCGGAAATAAGCGATTACGATTTTGATATGCTGCTCGAAGAACTAAACCGCCTGGAGCAGCAATATCCGGTCTACCGTTTACCCAACTCGCCTACGCAGCGGGTGGGGGGCACCATTACCAAAACGTTTAAAGCCGTTAAGCATAAATACCCGATGCTCTCGTTGAGCAATACGTACTCCGAAGAAGATTTACGGGAATTTGATAAACGCGTGCGCAAAGTACTCGAAGGCGATTTTGAATACATCTGTGAACAAAAGTTTGACGGGGTTGCGATTAGTTTAACTTACCAGAACGGAGAGCTGACCTTAGGTGCTACGCGTGGCGATGGTACCCGCGGCGACGACATCACGCAAAACATTCGTACCATCCGGGCTTTGCCCTTGCATTTACAGGCCGGCGATTACCCCACCGAGTTTGAAGTGCGCGGCGAAGCCTTTATGCCTTTTTCGGTGTTTCAACAATTAAATGCCGAGCGCGAAGACATTGGTGAGATATTACTGGCTAACCCACGGAACGCTACTTCGGGTACTTTAAAACTGCAGGACTCCTCGGTAGTAGCCAAACGGAAACTCAGTTGCTTTATGTACAGCTTGCTGGCCCAACCCTTGCCTTTCGAAACACATTCGGAGTCGTTGGAAGCGCTGCAACGCTGGGGGTTTCCAGTTTCTCCTACGTATCGCAAATGCGCCACCCTCGACGAAGTGCTGGCCTACATTAACGAATGGGAAACTAAGCGCTTTACCTTACCTATCGCTACCGACGGCATTGTGATTAAGGTAAATAACTTTCATCAGCAGGAAGAACTAGGGTATACCGCCAAAAGTCCGCGTTGGGCCATTGCGTACAAGTACAAAGCCATGAGCGCTTCGTCGCGGTTGCAAAGTATCCGGTACCAGGTGGGCCGTACAGGCGCGGTTACCCCGGTAGCTTTGCTGGAACCCGTGCAACTAGCCGGCACTACAGTTAAACGGGCTTCTTTGCATAATGCCAACGAAATTTTACGTTTGGATATTCACGAGGGCGATGTGTTGTTCGTGGAAAAAGGCGGCGAAATTATTCCTAAAATTACCGGCGTAGATAAAAGCCAGCGTTTACCCGATAGCCAACCGGTAAAATACCGCGATACCTGCCCGGCCTGCGGCACCCCGCTGGTGCGCACCGAAGGCGAAGCGCATTTTTATTGCCCAAATGATACCGGTTGCCCACCGCAGATAAAGGCCAAGATTGAGCATTTTATTACCCGCCGGGCCATGAACATCGAGAACCTGGGCCCGGAAACGATTGAACAACTGTACGACGAAGGCTTGGTACGCAATGTAGCCGACCTGTACGATTTAAAATTTGAACAATTAGTAAACCTCGAAAGGTTAGGCGAGAAATCGGTAAATAACTTATTAGCGGGTCTGGAAAAATCGAAAGAAGTGCCATACGACCGGGTATTATTCGCCATTGGAATCCGGTTTGTGGGGAGTACCGTGGCCCGCAAAATTGCCGACCGCTTTGCCAGCATCGAAACCTTACAAGCTGCCAGCTACGAAGATTTAATTAATGTGCCCGAAATCGGCGACCGCATAGCCCTTTCTATTTTAAGTTATTTTAAAAATGAAGAAAATTTAAAATTACTGGAACGCTTAAAAGTAGCCGGGTTGCAATTTAGCCGCGAAGAAAATCAGATGGCTACATCTACCAAACTAGCCGGGCTTACCTTTGTGATTTCGGGTGTATTTGAAACACATAGCCGCGAAGAACTGCAGGATTTAATTACCCAAAACGGTGGCAAAGTAGTTAGCTCTATTTCCAAAAAATTATCGTACCTGGTAGCCGGCGACAAGATGGGGCCAGCTAAACTGGAAAAAGCCAATGAACTAGGCATTAAAATTATTTCGGAAGCCGAATTCATAAGTATGCTGGCTTAA
- a CDS encoding cytochrome c oxidase subunit 3, with product MEPDNKNTIGTSSSSTFSRIEKVHPFLMMLYLVIVGISVLFLILMVAYIRTRLLEEGPINRHFPQFFSFSTILILLSSFVISRSSYFYRKDDLLKLKITLWATLLLGMGFVWSQIAGWREMAMHGIPFQGGGSGTYIYLISALHSVHLLGGFLYLSYILLRTLHASLNPIRTLVFIRNPYRRQQITMLCTYWYFMDILWVGIYLVFLFFNY from the coding sequence ATGGAACCGGATAACAAAAATACGATAGGTACCTCCAGCAGTTCTACTTTTTCCCGCATCGAAAAGGTACATCCTTTTTTAATGATGCTGTATTTGGTAATAGTAGGCATATCGGTGCTGTTTTTAATTTTAATGGTAGCTTACATCCGGACCCGTTTATTAGAAGAAGGCCCCATTAACCGGCATTTCCCTCAGTTTTTTAGTTTCAGTACCATTTTAATCTTGCTCAGTAGTTTTGTAATTAGCCGCTCGTCTTACTTTTACCGCAAAGACGATCTGTTGAAATTAAAGATTACATTGTGGGCCACCTTGTTGCTCGGAATGGGCTTTGTGTGGTCGCAGATTGCTGGTTGGCGCGAAATGGCGATGCACGGCATTCCATTTCAGGGGGGCGGCTCGGGTACGTATATTTACCTGATTTCGGCGCTGCACAGCGTGCACTTGCTGGGAGGGTTCTTGTATTTATCTTATATTTTGCTCAGAACCTTGCATGCTTCCCTTAACCCTATCCGCACGTTAGTATTCATCCGGAACCCGTATCGCCGGCAGCAAATAACCATGTTGTGTACGTACTGGTATTTTATGGATATTTTGTGGGTAGGTATTTACCTGGTTTTCCTGTTTTTTAATTACTAG
- a CDS encoding DUF4920 domain-containing protein, producing MKQAVFLLTVILGAASIFISAQAQTTSATGKNPQAAHFGQPVSASKVIPSTQLPQVLAGKDSVQATVTGVVQDVCQVKGCWMDVKLSNDTRMKVRFRDYGFFVPKNLTGKEVVFEGTAYQEVISVADQQHYLKDAGKSAAEIQAVIKPKKEITFVADGVQLR from the coding sequence ATGAAACAGGCTGTTTTTTTATTAACCGTTATTTTGGGTGCTGCCTCCATTTTCATAAGTGCTCAGGCTCAAACTACATCTGCCACCGGTAAAAACCCGCAAGCAGCCCATTTTGGCCAGCCAGTTTCGGCGAGCAAGGTTATTCCGTCTACGCAACTACCCCAAGTTTTAGCTGGTAAAGATTCGGTGCAAGCCACTGTAACCGGCGTAGTGCAGGATGTTTGCCAGGTAAAAGGCTGCTGGATGGACGTAAAACTAAGCAACGACACCCGTATGAAAGTACGCTTCCGCGATTACGGCTTTTTTGTACCCAAAAACTTAACCGGCAAAGAAGTAGTGTTTGAAGGTACCGCTTACCAGGAAGTTATTTCGGTGGCCGACCAACAGCATTATTTAAAAGATGCCGGCAAGTCGGCAGCAGAAATTCAAGCCGTGATAAAACCAAAAAAAGAAATAACGTTTGTAGCCGATGGCGTACAATTAAGATAA